In Calothrix sp. PCC 7507, one DNA window encodes the following:
- a CDS encoding glycosyltransferase family 4 protein: protein MKLCIVTHKIKKGDGQGRVNYEVVKEAISRGHHLTLLASEVAPELKDHSSVNWIEIPVQKYPAELIRNFVFAKKSADWLRKHGSDFDCLKVNGAITTTSADVNAVHFVHSSWLRCLATSRFASTPVHISRTRRDIYGFYQWLYTALNAYWEIQAFQKTKVVIAVSEKVAQELVNIGVPRSKIQVIVNGVDLAEFAPGVSDRQKLGLPKDVTLALFAGDIRTSRKNLDTVLHALVQVPDLHLAVVGDTEGSPFPQLAASLGLSDRVHFVGYRRDIADIMRAADLFVFPSRYEACTLVLLEALASGLPVITATATGGAELVTPECGIVLPNTDDIDALAAALKSLDHAQRQQMSQAARTVAEQYSWNTMAQTYLDLFEELNKHEEHRSHPHLSPSSGSLSLPFSAASAD, encoded by the coding sequence GTGAAACTTTGTATAGTGACTCATAAAATTAAAAAAGGTGATGGTCAAGGTAGAGTAAACTATGAGGTAGTAAAAGAAGCAATTAGTCGTGGTCATCATCTGACATTATTAGCCAGCGAAGTAGCTCCAGAATTAAAAGATCATAGCTCAGTTAACTGGATTGAAATTCCAGTGCAAAAATATCCTGCTGAATTGATTCGTAATTTTGTATTTGCGAAAAAAAGTGCAGATTGGTTGCGAAAGCATGGCTCGGATTTTGATTGTCTTAAAGTTAATGGAGCAATTACAACCACATCTGCAGATGTTAATGCTGTGCATTTTGTCCACAGTTCTTGGTTGCGATGTCTAGCGACAAGCCGCTTTGCGTCTACGCCTGTACACATTTCCCGCACCCGCCGCGATATTTATGGTTTTTATCAGTGGCTCTATACTGCGTTGAATGCCTACTGGGAAATCCAGGCTTTTCAAAAAACGAAAGTCGTCATCGCTGTATCTGAAAAAGTCGCCCAAGAACTAGTCAACATTGGTGTTCCCCGTTCTAAGATTCAAGTAATTGTCAATGGCGTAGATTTGGCAGAGTTTGCCCCTGGTGTGAGCGATCGCCAAAAATTAGGTCTACCAAAAGACGTAACTTTGGCACTTTTTGCCGGAGATATTCGCACATCCAGGAAGAACTTAGATACCGTATTACACGCTTTGGTGCAAGTCCCTGATTTACATCTAGCGGTTGTTGGCGACACCGAGGGTAGCCCCTTTCCCCAGTTAGCCGCATCTCTAGGTTTAAGCGATCGCGTGCATTTTGTCGGATATCGCCGGGATATCGCCGATATCATGCGGGCGGCAGATTTATTTGTGTTTCCTTCCCGTTACGAAGCCTGCACCTTGGTATTATTAGAAGCCCTCGCCTCTGGATTACCCGTCATTACAGCCACCGCTACCGGAGGTGCAGAACTAGTCACACCAGAATGTGGAATCGTTTTGCCCAATACCGATGACATTGATGCTTTAGCAGCGGCGTTGAAATCCTTAGATCACGCTCAAAGACAGCAAATGAGTCAAGCAGCCCGCACCGTCGCCGAACAATATAGCTGGAATACTATGGCGCAAACTTATCTAGATCTATTTGAGGAGTTAAACAAGCATGAAGAACACCGTTCTCATCCCCACCTATCGCCGTCCTCAGGATCTCTCTCGCTGCCTTTTAGCGCTGCAAGTGCAGACTAA
- the hepA gene encoding heterocyst formation ABC transporter subunit HepA, whose amino-acid sequence MYFKLPVSTRRFLQASSFWQNNYLILREFKNFPRIAILAVVLSLCAVTFEGFGLGFLLAFLQSLTTPDAEPVQTGIGWFDVAILGIHRSANERLYRVSTLIVIITCIRAAFNYLAQVCIQFSEINLVNNLRKQIFEQLQAQSLKYFAKKSSGELINSLTTEMERIRQIFGGMAFVITRTLTIAVYSLTLFLLSWELSIVSVLLFSLLAVGLTTLNKHIRERSFAVTKANDQFTSRSLEFIDGIRTVNAFSTHDFERRRYYKASKNVLDTWKHVYWISLIVRPIAESLSTVILVAMIIVALTTGLMKVASLLTFFFVLFRLVPMLQDLNGVIAFLSTQAGAVENIKQLLRTDDKDYFKNGNAQFPGLQQGIDIVSVDFGYEPNNLVLHNITLSIEQGKMTALVGATGGGKTTLADLIPRFCDPVEGQVLIDGVDVRKFEIDSLRRKMAVVSQKTFIFNTSIRNNIAYGTPEATEAEIYEAAFQANALEFIEKMPAGFNTILGADGVQLSGGQQQRIALARALVRNPEILILDEATSALDSVTERLIQESLETIAVGRTVIAIAHRLSTISKADKVVVLEQGRIVEQGKYQELLQQRGKFWEYYQMQYELGQSK is encoded by the coding sequence ATGTATTTTAAGCTGCCAGTATCAACTCGTAGATTTCTCCAAGCCAGTAGTTTTTGGCAAAATAACTACTTGATATTAAGAGAATTTAAGAATTTTCCTAGGATTGCTATTTTAGCCGTAGTTTTATCACTGTGTGCTGTCACCTTTGAAGGATTTGGCTTAGGCTTTTTGTTAGCATTTCTCCAAAGCTTAACTACTCCTGATGCCGAACCAGTGCAAACAGGAATTGGCTGGTTTGATGTGGCTATTTTAGGGATTCATCGTTCAGCAAATGAAAGGTTATATCGAGTATCTACTTTAATAGTAATTATAACTTGTATACGTGCAGCTTTTAACTATTTAGCGCAAGTTTGTATTCAGTTTAGTGAAATTAACTTAGTCAATAATCTCCGTAAACAAATATTTGAACAGCTACAGGCTCAAAGTCTCAAATATTTTGCTAAAAAAAGCTCTGGCGAATTGATTAACAGCTTGACTACTGAAATGGAGAGGATTCGGCAGATTTTTGGTGGTATGGCTTTTGTCATCACTCGCACCTTGACGATCGCCGTTTATTCTCTGACATTATTCTTGCTCTCCTGGGAGCTTTCGATAGTTTCAGTCTTGTTATTTAGTCTATTAGCCGTCGGGCTGACAACTCTCAATAAACATATTCGTGAGCGGAGTTTTGCAGTTACTAAAGCCAACGATCAATTTACCTCTAGGTCACTGGAGTTTATTGATGGTATCCGTACGGTTAATGCGTTTTCTACCCACGATTTTGAGCGGCGACGGTATTACAAAGCTAGCAAGAATGTACTTGATACATGGAAACATGTTTATTGGATTTCTCTGATAGTTAGACCTATTGCTGAGAGTCTATCTACTGTGATTCTTGTAGCGATGATTATTGTAGCGTTGACAACTGGCTTAATGAAAGTTGCCTCATTGTTAACGTTCTTCTTTGTGCTGTTTCGCCTAGTGCCGATGCTTCAAGATTTGAATGGAGTTATTGCTTTTTTAAGTACTCAAGCGGGAGCGGTAGAAAATATCAAGCAGTTGCTAAGAACTGATGATAAAGATTACTTTAAAAATGGCAATGCTCAATTTCCAGGATTGCAGCAAGGAATTGATATAGTATCTGTGGATTTTGGTTACGAGCCAAATAATCTAGTGCTACATAATATTACCTTGAGTATTGAGCAGGGAAAAATGACAGCTTTAGTTGGCGCAACAGGAGGCGGTAAAACTACATTAGCTGACTTGATTCCTAGATTTTGTGATCCAGTAGAAGGACAAGTTCTCATAGATGGAGTTGATGTCAGGAAGTTTGAAATCGACTCACTACGTCGCAAAATGGCTGTAGTTAGTCAGAAAACATTTATTTTCAATACTTCTATTCGGAACAATATTGCTTACGGTACTCCTGAAGCCACTGAAGCCGAAATTTATGAAGCTGCTTTTCAGGCGAATGCACTAGAATTTATCGAAAAAATGCCTGCAGGTTTTAACACAATTTTGGGCGCTGATGGAGTGCAATTATCTGGCGGACAACAACAGCGAATTGCACTCGCACGTGCATTAGTAAGGAACCCAGAAATTTTGATTTTGGATGAAGCAACTAGTGCGCTAGATTCTGTGACTGAGCGATTAATTCAAGAGTCTTTAGAAACAATTGCTGTAGGTAGAACAGTAATAGCGATCGCTCACCGTCTTTCTACTATTAGTAAAGCCGATAAAGTTGTGGTTTTAGAACAGGGAAGAATTGTAGAACAGGGAAAATATCAAGAATTGCTGCAGCAACGCGGTAAGTTTTGGGAATATTACCAGATGCAGTATGAATTGGGGCAATCAAAATAG
- a CDS encoding glycosyltransferase family 2 protein — MTNKNEPLVSVIIPTYNRPEYLKQAIASAVNQTYRHIEIIVSDNCSTENILEIVESFGDSRIQFWQQPQNIGMFANQIHAFKMARGKYVASLHDDDMWNADFLEKLVPHLEENSELILAFCDQYIIDAQSKINKSETEKNTRGFKRDQLKKGVYQTFHKIGLVDKSIPTAAACVIRNYVVDWDIIPAEVGGMWDLYLTYLCCISGYGAYYKPERLTQYRMHEQTDTMLSGSRDVRAKIRKAKSELFCYKVFLEDARLQEFKQHFQQKWLEANTTLGIGLLRSEKIADARPYLWQALSEQKFNLRTIVALVLSFIPRSLANQLLGLAKT; from the coding sequence ATGACAAATAAAAATGAACCTTTAGTCAGTGTGATTATTCCTACTTACAATCGACCAGAGTATCTCAAGCAGGCGATCGCTAGTGCTGTTAACCAGACTTATCGCCATATTGAAATTATTGTTTCTGATAATTGTAGTACCGAAAATATCCTAGAAATAGTTGAATCTTTTGGTGACTCACGCATTCAATTTTGGCAACAACCGCAAAACATCGGCATGTTTGCTAATCAAATTCATGCCTTCAAAATGGCGCGGGGCAAATACGTTGCAAGTCTCCACGATGATGATATGTGGAACGCAGATTTTTTAGAAAAGCTTGTGCCACACCTAGAGGAAAATTCAGAGTTAATTCTCGCCTTTTGTGACCAATATATTATAGATGCACAGAGCAAAATTAATAAATCTGAGACTGAAAAAAATACACGCGGTTTTAAGCGAGATCAATTGAAAAAAGGAGTTTATCAAACCTTCCACAAAATTGGTTTAGTAGATAAAAGTATCCCAACAGCAGCAGCTTGCGTGATTCGTAATTATGTTGTGGATTGGGATATAATTCCTGCAGAAGTTGGTGGTATGTGGGATTTATATTTAACTTACCTCTGCTGTATATCTGGTTATGGAGCTTATTATAAGCCAGAAAGATTAACGCAATATCGTATGCATGAGCAAACTGATACTATGCTCAGTGGCAGTCGAGATGTGAGGGCAAAAATTCGCAAAGCTAAAAGCGAATTATTTTGTTATAAAGTATTTTTAGAAGATGCTCGTCTGCAAGAATTTAAGCAGCACTTTCAACAAAAATGGTTAGAAGCTAATACAACTTTAGGAATTGGCTTACTGCGGAGTGAAAAAATAGCAGATGCTCGTCCTTATCTTTGGCAAGCACTGAGTGAGCAAAAATTTAATTTGCGAACTATCGTAGCGTTAGTTCTCAGTTTTATTCCGCGATCATTAGCTAATCAACTGCTGGGATTAGCAAAAACATAA
- a CDS encoding glycosyltransferase family 2 protein: MKNTVLIPTYRRPQDLSRCLLALQVQTKPVDQVIVVVRDTDAATWQFLSQFHPHNLPIHTVKVTLPGVVAALNAGLAAVEGDIVSITDDDAAPHPDWLERLTAYFLSDSCIGAVGGRDWVHQGNKLEDDSRPIVGKLQWFGRVIGNHHLGVGEPREVDVLKGVNMSFRQAAIGRSRFDQRMRGTGAQVHFEMAFTLALKRAGWKIIYDPQVAVDHYPAQRFDEDQRHNFNEIAFINLVHNETLVLLDHLSPLRRVIFLFWAILVGTRDSLGLVQWLRLLPSQGQLAGKKWLVSLRGRWQGWQTHRQF; encoded by the coding sequence ATGAAGAACACCGTTCTCATCCCCACCTATCGCCGTCCTCAGGATCTCTCTCGCTGCCTTTTAGCGCTGCAAGTGCAGACTAAACCAGTTGATCAAGTTATAGTAGTTGTCCGAGATACAGATGCAGCAACTTGGCAATTTCTCAGCCAATTCCACCCGCACAACCTGCCAATACATACTGTCAAAGTCACACTACCAGGGGTAGTAGCAGCCCTCAACGCCGGACTAGCAGCAGTAGAGGGAGATATTGTTTCCATTACTGATGATGATGCTGCACCCCACCCTGATTGGCTAGAAAGGCTCACCGCTTATTTCCTCTCCGATAGTTGCATTGGTGCTGTTGGTGGACGTGATTGGGTACACCAAGGCAACAAACTAGAAGATGATTCCCGTCCAATAGTGGGTAAATTGCAGTGGTTTGGGCGAGTGATTGGCAACCATCACCTAGGAGTGGGAGAACCTCGTGAAGTCGATGTTCTCAAAGGTGTGAATATGAGTTTTCGACAAGCAGCAATTGGGCGATCGCGTTTTGATCAACGAATGCGAGGTACAGGCGCACAAGTACACTTTGAAATGGCATTCACCCTAGCCTTAAAACGCGCTGGTTGGAAGATAATTTACGATCCTCAAGTTGCAGTAGACCACTATCCAGCACAACGCTTTGATGAAGATCAGCGTCATAATTTTAATGAAATTGCCTTTATTAATTTAGTTCATAATGAAACTCTAGTTTTACTAGACCATCTATCGCCCCTGCGTCGAGTTATATTTTTATTCTGGGCAATATTAGTCGGTACACGAGATAGTTTGGGCTTAGTACAATGGCTCAGACTTTTGCCCAGCCAAGGCCAACTAGCAGGTAAAAAATGGCTGGTGTCCTTGCGTGGGCGTTGGCAAGGATGGCAGACACATCGACAATTCTGA
- a CDS encoding heme oxygenase (biliverdin-producing) — MSSNLAVKLRSGTQKAHTSAENVGFMKCFLKGVVNRDCFAKFLSNLYFVYSELEAALATYANHPVMSLVYFPQLNRHAALEKDLVFYYGEEWRSHLIPSTAACTYIARIRELSANKPIFLLGHAYTRYMGDLSGGQMLQKIAQSSLNLSGYEGTSFYNFEQIPDKNEFKDKYRQALNALPIDDITAEEIVAEANHAFQLNMHIVQELEGSLIQAIGQVLFNNLTNSPNSGSTEVATAK; from the coding sequence ATGAGCAGTAATTTAGCCGTCAAACTCCGCTCTGGAACCCAAAAAGCTCACACATCGGCAGAAAATGTGGGATTCATGAAATGTTTTCTTAAAGGGGTTGTCAATAGAGACTGCTTCGCCAAGTTTTTAAGTAACTTGTATTTTGTTTACAGCGAACTAGAAGCAGCCTTAGCGACTTATGCAAACCATCCTGTGATGAGTCTAGTTTATTTCCCACAACTGAATCGTCACGCTGCTCTAGAGAAAGACTTGGTATTTTATTATGGTGAGGAATGGCGATCGCATCTCATACCCTCAACTGCAGCCTGCACCTACATCGCTCGCATTCGTGAGCTATCTGCTAACAAACCGATTTTTTTGCTAGGTCATGCATATACTCGTTACATGGGTGATCTTTCCGGAGGTCAGATGTTGCAAAAAATTGCCCAGTCGTCCCTGAATTTATCAGGCTATGAAGGCACATCTTTTTATAATTTTGAGCAAATTCCTGACAAAAATGAATTTAAAGATAAGTATCGTCAAGCATTAAATGCACTGCCAATTGATGATATAACGGCAGAAGAGATTGTTGCTGAAGCTAATCATGCTTTCCAGCTGAATATGCATATAGTTCAAGAGTTAGAGGGAAGTTTAATTCAGGCGATCGGTCAAGTTTTGTTTAATAACCTGACCAATTCTCCTAACTCCGGTAGTACTGAAGTCGCTACAGCTAAGTGA
- a CDS encoding oxaloacetate decarboxylase — protein MSAGEKLRQLLTSPEIIVIPGVYDCLGAKLAEQSGFEVAATSGFGIAASTLGVPDYGLVTATEMLYSAGRIAQSINIPLIADLDTGYGNVLNVIRTVKDAVQLGLAGVLLEDQEWPKKCGHFEGKRVIPLAEHAGKIRAAVAARGDSNLVIIARTDARASLGLEEAIARGRAYIAAGADILFVEAPQSVEELKAIATAFPDTPLVANIVEGGKTPQLSTAELQHLGFKIVFFPLTSLLAVTQVMTACFRHLKAQGTTANFPDLVNFQDFQELIGVPQYLQIEQQFAAEKNTPFSENK, from the coding sequence ATGTCTGCTGGAGAAAAACTGCGACAGTTACTAACAAGTCCGGAAATAATTGTGATTCCTGGTGTCTACGACTGTTTGGGCGCTAAGTTGGCGGAACAGTCTGGTTTTGAAGTGGCAGCTACCAGTGGTTTTGGGATTGCGGCTTCGACTTTAGGTGTACCAGATTATGGTTTAGTCACTGCTACAGAAATGCTCTACAGTGCGGGGCGCATTGCTCAGTCAATTAATATTCCCCTGATTGCTGATCTGGATACTGGCTATGGTAACGTTCTCAATGTGATCCGCACTGTCAAAGATGCTGTGCAGTTGGGTTTGGCTGGGGTACTGCTGGAAGATCAGGAATGGCCAAAAAAGTGCGGTCACTTTGAAGGTAAACGAGTTATTCCGTTGGCAGAACATGCTGGGAAAATTCGCGCCGCAGTAGCAGCTCGTGGTGATAGTAATTTGGTAATTATCGCCCGCACTGATGCCCGTGCTTCCTTGGGTTTAGAAGAAGCGATCGCCCGTGGTCGAGCTTACATCGCTGCTGGTGCTGATATACTTTTTGTAGAAGCTCCCCAGTCTGTTGAGGAATTAAAGGCGATCGCAACTGCTTTCCCAGATACACCACTAGTAGCTAACATCGTTGAAGGTGGTAAAACCCCGCAGCTTTCTACTGCTGAGTTACAGCACTTAGGTTTCAAAATAGTCTTTTTCCCTCTGACTTCTCTGCTGGCTGTCACCCAAGTCATGACTGCTTGTTTCCGTCATTTAAAAGCACAGGGAACCACTGCAAATTTCCCAGATTTAGTTAACTTCCAAGATTTTCAAGAACTCATCGGTGTTCCTCAATATCTGCAAATAGAACAGCAGTTTGCTGCAGAAAAAAACACGCCATTCTCTGAGAATAAGTAA
- a CDS encoding glycosyltransferase family 2 protein, with the protein MNNQIPKIVVLTPVKNEAWILDRFLSVTSQFADYIIIADQNSTDGSQSICKKYPKVILIENQSEKFNEAERQLLLIKTARELILEDKILLALDADEILAANATKTQSWQTMLTAKPGTVICFEKPDLFTTTHQCIRSGILTPLGYVDDGAEHQPLSIHSVRIPTPEYATRLHIHDVKVLHYAFTRLDAHAAKIRMYSVIENVLGVGNAIGRRSRYSSKQNYLQIGKVETAPHEWFTDWEELGIDMHTIIKQKYYTYDFEILNYFHKYGVNRFWVEDIWKFDWEACRQYAKSQGMSNIPDTEIFQQSKFTQLIINMMVKIYRQINSLLTYLKIKN; encoded by the coding sequence ATGAATAACCAAATACCAAAAATTGTAGTACTTACACCTGTCAAAAATGAGGCGTGGATTTTAGATCGCTTCTTATCTGTGACTAGTCAATTTGCTGATTACATTATTATTGCTGATCAAAATTCCACTGATGGTAGTCAAAGCATTTGTAAAAAATATCCTAAAGTAATACTGATTGAAAATCAGTCCGAAAAATTCAACGAAGCCGAGCGGCAGTTATTATTAATAAAAACAGCTAGAGAGTTAATTTTAGAGGATAAAATTCTCTTAGCTTTAGATGCTGATGAAATACTAGCTGCTAATGCCACTAAAACCCAAAGTTGGCAAACAATGCTCACAGCAAAACCAGGGACAGTAATATGCTTTGAAAAGCCAGATTTATTTACCACAACTCATCAGTGTATTAGAAGCGGTATTCTTACGCCTCTTGGTTATGTCGATGATGGCGCTGAACATCAGCCACTATCTATCCATAGTGTGAGAATTCCCACACCTGAATATGCTACAAGATTGCATATCCATGATGTGAAAGTTCTACACTATGCTTTTACTCGTTTAGATGCACATGCTGCCAAAATTCGCATGTATAGTGTCATCGAAAATGTGCTGGGAGTTGGTAATGCAATTGGTAGGCGATCGCGCTATTCTTCAAAACAAAATTATTTGCAAATTGGTAAAGTAGAAACTGCTCCTCATGAGTGGTTTACAGACTGGGAAGAACTGGGAATTGATATGCATACTATTATCAAACAAAAGTATTACACTTATGATTTTGAAATCCTGAATTACTTTCATAAGTATGGAGTCAATCGCTTTTGGGTAGAAGACATTTGGAAATTTGATTGGGAAGCCTGCCGTCAATATGCTAAATCACAGGGAATGAGCAATATACCTGATACTGAAATTTTCCAGCAGTCGAAATTTACCCAGTTAATAATTAACATGATGGTTAAAATTTATAGACAGATTAATTCACTGTTAACTTACTTGAAAATCAAGAATTAA
- the hepC gene encoding heterocyst development glycosyltransferase HepC, with product MTISIIPSLQNCYSVSEQHQDNHYPYCTLQWRRGQLLVKSPGKFKQPYLPVLYNQKSLIECLKHSPVSLVSLDPKLGEDWLKFWATACEQADKPMFLQLSSNQKFHKKGNSVLWWLRRLADWLFALISLLIISPVMLGLFLLMRIYSPGTVFSREWHVGERGRLFRAINFHTQNITPVERWICKYRLQNLPQLLNVLRGDMRFLGSNCWTLEDAVKLSLAGQQQLNAVPEIMSSWQVEAQFNTAGS from the coding sequence ATGACTATATCAATAATTCCCAGTTTACAGAATTGTTATAGTGTGAGCGAGCAACACCAAGATAATCACTATCCATATTGCACACTCCAATGGCGACGTGGACAACTGTTGGTGAAGTCTCCTGGAAAATTCAAACAGCCATATCTACCTGTTTTATATAATCAAAAATCGTTAATAGAATGCTTAAAACATTCTCCAGTAAGTTTGGTTAGTTTAGATCCAAAATTAGGTGAAGATTGGCTGAAATTTTGGGCTACGGCATGTGAACAAGCTGATAAGCCAATGTTTTTGCAGTTATCATCAAACCAGAAATTTCATAAAAAAGGTAATTCAGTTTTATGGTGGTTGCGGCGACTAGCTGATTGGCTTTTTGCCTTAATATCGCTACTAATAATTAGTCCAGTTATGCTGGGATTATTTTTGCTGATGCGGATTTATTCACCTGGGACAGTTTTTTCTCGTGAGTGGCATGTTGGAGAGCGGGGTAGACTCTTTCGAGCAATTAATTTTCATACTCAAAACATTACACCAGTAGAGCGGTGGATCTGTAAGTATAGACTACAAAATCTACCACAATTATTGAATGTATTGCGTGGTGATATGAGATTTCTCGGCTCTAATTGCTGGACTTTAGAAGATGCAGTGAAGCTGAGTTTAGCAGGACAACAGCAGCTGAATGCAGTACCAGAAATTATGAGTTCATGGCAGGTTGAGGCTCAATTTAATACTGCTGGCTCTTGA
- the hemN gene encoding oxygen-independent coproporphyrinogen III oxidase, giving the protein MVFLLPSVKFDLDMIKKYDHPAPRYTSYPPATELSEAFTDTDFKNAIASSNQRKTPLSLYFHIPFCQSACYFCGCNTVISNNKNIAKPYLEYLVREIQKTAALIDADRQVLQIHWGGGTPNYLEIEQVEFLWQNIRQYFTIDPQAEISIEINPRYVDREYILFLRQIGFNRISFGIQDFNPEVQIAVNRVQPEEMLFDVMSWIKEAQFESVNVDLIYGLPHQTRETFRETVKKTIALDPDRIVVFNFAYVPWMKPAQKNIPEAALPLPQEKLEILKMTIEELTSNEYLFIGMDHFAKSNDELAIAQQNGSLKRNFQGYTTHAETELFGFGATSISMLEDAYAQNHKQLKDYYQAIDADALPTSKGIKLTQDDMIRRDVIMGIMSHFHLYKRDVEDKYHINFDEYFSQELEVLHLLAADGLVSLSTSHIQITDIGRLLVRNITVIFDTHTSTREKHFSRAI; this is encoded by the coding sequence ATGGTTTTTCTTTTACCTAGTGTCAAATTTGATCTGGATATGATCAAAAAATACGATCACCCTGCACCTAGATACACTAGTTACCCGCCTGCTACTGAGTTAAGCGAAGCATTTACCGACACTGATTTCAAAAATGCGATCGCTTCCTCAAATCAAAGAAAAACCCCTCTTTCTTTGTATTTCCACATCCCATTTTGCCAGAGCGCTTGTTATTTCTGTGGCTGTAATACGGTAATTTCCAACAATAAGAATATTGCTAAACCTTACTTGGAGTATTTGGTTCGAGAAATCCAAAAGACTGCAGCCTTAATCGATGCTGATAGACAGGTACTACAAATTCATTGGGGTGGCGGTACTCCTAACTACTTGGAAATTGAGCAAGTAGAATTCTTGTGGCAGAATATCAGACAATACTTCACTATCGATCCACAAGCCGAAATTTCTATTGAGATTAATCCCCGCTATGTTGATAGAGAATACATTTTATTTTTGAGACAGATTGGGTTTAATCGCATTAGTTTTGGCATCCAAGATTTTAATCCAGAAGTGCAAATAGCAGTGAATCGTGTCCAGCCGGAAGAAATGCTATTTGATGTTATGAGTTGGATTAAAGAAGCCCAATTTGAGAGTGTGAATGTAGACCTAATTTATGGTTTACCACATCAAACTAGAGAGACTTTCCGAGAAACAGTAAAAAAGACGATCGCACTAGATCCAGACAGAATTGTGGTCTTTAACTTTGCTTATGTGCCGTGGATGAAACCAGCACAAAAAAATATTCCTGAAGCTGCACTTCCACTTCCACAAGAAAAGTTAGAAATCCTGAAAATGACCATTGAAGAATTAACGAGTAATGAGTATCTTTTCATTGGGATGGATCATTTTGCTAAATCTAATGATGAATTAGCGATCGCCCAACAGAATGGTAGCCTCAAACGCAATTTTCAGGGCTATACTACCCATGCAGAAACGGAACTCTTTGGTTTTGGTGCTACATCCATTAGTATGCTAGAAGATGCTTATGCTCAAAATCATAAGCAATTAAAGGATTATTATCAAGCAATTGATGCAGATGCTTTACCAACTAGTAAAGGTATTAAACTGACTCAGGATGACATGATTAGACGAGATGTGATCATGGGCATCATGTCTCACTTTCATCTGTATAAGCGAGACGTTGAAGATAAATATCACATCAATTTTGATGAATATTTTTCCCAGGAATTAGAGGTGTTGCATCTCTTAGCAGCAGATGGACTGGTCAGTCTATCAACAAGTCACATCCAAATCACAGATATTGGTAGATTACTGGTGAGAAATATTACTGTGATATTTGATACTCACACAAGCACTAGAGAGAAACATTTTTCTCGTGCGATTTGA